Part of the Amphiura filiformis chromosome 9, Afil_fr2py, whole genome shotgun sequence genome is shown below.
AATGCCCGGTCTGCACACGATTGAGCGACCGTCGTAAGCTTTATACAGTGGATTGTGATTGGTGGAAAGTTGTACTGCCTAATACCACATAGTCCGCCGAGATGTGCTCTTGACAACGCCCTACCGAGACCCAACCTGTGATGCCATATTCCTTGGGCATGTTATAGGGGCTCGATTTGGTGGGCTGGCGAGAATGTTTCTGGACGAACTATACGCTGGACCAACATGACCCAAGAACCGGACCCAAGCTTACCTTGGCGTTTACTCAGACTGTGCTGAAGTAAAATTAACCTGGATATTATTATAAATTTGGCTTTGAAAGACAGATTTTGTGCTATTATAATTTGTCGAAATCAAAACGCTTGAAAAATTGTCAGCAAAAAATGTAAAAGGAAAATTTGAATTAACGTTGCAATCCGGGGTTGCGATATCTAGGCCTATTATTTTTTCCGAATTCCACGCATGAGTGATCTTGATGTTTGTAGAGGACTTTTTTCTCAAATAAGCTGTCTTTCCTCCGAAGATCTACTCTGTCTTTAGTAGATCTAACACTGAGTTACAGTATTTCAAGTGCTGAGGTCTTACGCACGATCGCGCATCTACCTATTCCTCGAGCAATGGTTCAATCTTATTTGAACCTACCCCCACCAGTGTATAAACCCTTTTGGTGTTGTTATTGTcattcattggttaatgagaccTATAGACACCCGCTAACCAGCTTACCAACATGGTCTATAAAAGTAACAAATAAAAGATGCAATatgcattatacagggtgtatcaaaatactCATCACTTTAGTACTAGACAAGAATGTCACATAAAAATGCACGATTAAGATTCACCTAATTAgaaaattaatgttattaaatgcCATAGGCCTACACCTAATATAATGTTCGTCTGATGTGTTTTAGGCATCCCTTAAATTATAATGGCTCCTGATCCTCTACTGGGTTTTACCTGCCCAAGTTCGGTCGAATGTATCATTACAGGAGAATCCGTATTATTTTGGAAGAAGCAGTATATTCAACGATCTTCATCAAAACCGACGGCTGGCTCTGAGCCTGTCTGGAGATGCAACCGGCAGATGCACATTTTTTTCTATGGCTGATATGACATCCTTGTCCATGCTGACAATTCAGGAAATAGACTTTTATTCAATCTCCAATGTGGTGAAGGAACCTTTAACACCAACATTTGTATCAAATTATCACCAATCACCAAAAGCTTTGCTGATGGGACAACTGTTGACTgaaaatggtagtgagcttcttCCCTCGTCATTGGGTCGACGAAAAGGTGAAACGGAGGCCAGAAAGTGCtgacggccattttggatttgacactACAGGGTGCATAATTGGTCACTTTTTTGTCATTAACATTACGTTATTATCGTCTTAGCTTATCTGCTTAATTCATCCTCCTTTTACCCTCTTAAACGTTTCATACAAATGATTTGTCATTTTCAAGAAACCTAATATCTTTCCTTTAaattcattttctttttcaaCCCGATCTCTTCATGCAAAATGCACGTACACCACACTGATATTACATATTTACACATCTTATAGAGATGCTCGGGGTGCTGTTCAAGTAAATTGAGAAAATGTGTTATATTGACGACTCCGAATCCTTTTTGCCCACTAGGATTTTGTAATAAATTCAAACCAAATTTTCAATTTGTATATAAACAGGGGTTCCATGGATAGAGTTACCCTGCGAGACGCTTAACAAAATAATCACTCCGCGATATTATTGTCTTTTATAAGGTGTTCATTGGTACAATCCGCCGCCGCAGTATGGGAAAGtggcaaaaataatattatgaattATTGTAAAATAGATAATGGGCCTATCGTAATCGTCATAAAATTGCATGATAATAAATGAAATCACAACCTTTCTTGAATGAAATGAtagatgatgatcatgatgatgatgttgttcttgatgatgatgatgacgacgacgacactAGGCGACGGCAGCGACGGTGATGATGATGTTAGTTGTTACGACGACGATGATTTCCTTACGATTACAGTTTTCATGATTTGACGTAACAACCAATAATTATAAATCATAACCATTCAATAATTCCAATAAATATCAAGTgaatcaataatattataaaacattttgataaagaTCATTATTATATCATGTCACGTATTTGTAAACAAGATATATGAGAATAATGAGTTAAGGGCTCTGTAACCCACCTTTGTATAGTATTTTTGTGAGatctgagagcacaccagacacaccaaattgcattctgaatatgaggaaattccttctgatatcaacttttttttattCGTAATATAATtccaattttatggcaaattagtaAAAATCGAGGACAGtaattgtcaaaaatatcatttttttatataaattgccATGAAATTTGCACTATATCGTGAATGAAACAAAtaccaaaatgatttgatatcagaaggatattcctcacattcagaatgtaatttggtgtggtCCTAGGTCCCACACAAATACTATATAAAATTATGCAAAGGTAGATTATAGAGCCCTTAAACAAATCTATCAATCAATTTTGGAGGGAATGTCGCAATCAAGCAGAATTTGAGGCACATCACCTAGAAATTAAACATCGATTGGGCGGTTTTTAGTAATAAGTGTCTAGTAATCCACCAATTGATTAGGTAATCGACAAATACCAAGAAGACGATACACAAGTTTTCATATTATTAAGTAATTTCTTCTAGATGATTAATTCTCAATTTCGCTTCATCGGAAGTCAATTTTGTGGCGAAAATATTTTTGTTCCCTAAAACTTGTTAATAACGGGATTAGTAACATAATTGAATGCAATTAGTACTTCTGTGACACAATGTaggaatgttttgtatttttttcaatgATTGACCACTGTTGCTGTCATGACGTTCATGTTCCGGAAGTGGATTAAAACTTCCGGTGTGAAAGATCTATGTGACCTTTACATTTTTACTCATGTTACTAAAGATGGAAATAATCGAATTGGAATTCTGCAAAATAATTATAGAAATTATAGTATTCACACTTTTCGTTTCTTGACCACGAACATCATTGGCAAGAAGCGTTACATAAACACgccaaatgaaggtccaaatCACAGCATCAGTATACGACAAAATGAAATTGTTTCTAGAATGTTTTTAGAATAAAATgtatttaatgctaatttattgcacaggcTAAGAAAGTTGGgaaggttttcaatgaaatatttttgtgtgtgaaaaCTGAAGCAGAGTGGGTCCAGAATGAAgtatcaattgggctattccagaaaataggtgtacaccccctatagaggagtaacttttcaataaaagaaatgtccggatttcccggtctgctttctgaaaacgactagaaggaaaaatcacggaaatgtccaaaatgagctctcaaagttggggattttttattttgaactatttttctgctggattttttcgcttttggacactttaaaagtctggatttccaacagtcacgaatGGGCAAAAAGTCCggcggatatccgaactcctctatagggggtgtgcatctattttctggaatagcccattggacgtTGAAGTTTCCCGACCGATTTCAGACAGGCCGGTTATGGTCCCGGGTTATGGTGCGACTGACTAACGACCGATTTCAGACAGGCCGGTTATGGTCCCGGGTTATGGTGCGACTGACTAACGACCGATTTCAGACAGGCCGGTTATGGTCCCGGGTTATGGTGCGACTGACTAACGACCGATTTCAGACAGGCCGGTTATGGTCCCGGGTTATGGTGCGACTGACTAACGACCGATTTCAGACAGGCCGGTTATGGTCCCGGGTTATGGTGCGACTGACTAACAGTCGAATGAATTTCATATATTTTCCGTTGATATTTGAAACAAAAGACTTAAATAGAGAAAATGAGGGAGAGCGGAGATGTGGTGGTGGGGATATGATTGAGAAACAGACAGAAAGGACACAAGACTAAGACCGCAGACAGTGAGATGTTGGCCATGCGAAATATCATATAGTGATCGTCATCGTCATtattgtcatcgtcatcatcattatcatcatcatcagcatcatcatcatcgtcgtcatcgtcaacatcatcatcaccatcatcgacaacattatcatcgtcatcatcatggtcatcatcatcatcaccatcatcgtcaacatcatcatcgtcaagatcatcatcatcgttatcatcatcatcatcatcatcatcatcttcgtcatTATAATCAGGTTCGGCACCATgagtcgtcgtcatcgtcatcgtcatcctcctactcatcatcatcatctatccTCCTCATTATCCTCATCCGTAATCATCATCGCCGCAGCAGCAGGCCAGCAACAGCAGCAGAAGCATCAGCTTATGACTCACAACAAATTAACTTGCAGTcacttttcaaaatgtcaaagacTTGCATATCAAGTCAATGAAGATACAAATGTTGCGAGCAATGCCATCAGCCTGTAGGATACAGGGCATGGTACGACACACACGGTGATATCACTTACAATAATTCAATCGGATCTGAAACTGaatattttcatattattatagCATTGATGTCGACTTTTGAGGTCAAACTTTACACAATAAACACCCTCAAATGTTTTGAACACACAAACCGATTGATCTtctgttattttattttcattattcaattaaatataattattctaTGCGCATGTGCAAGATTTTTTTTAGCCTGCAATCAATCTCAAAGGTAAGGTATGTATAATTATGAATGCGAGTTTGTATTGACGATACGAATTACGATGGAGCATACAAAATAATCGTATTGTATTAGAAATCAGTaacaattaagggatctaaaatgagcgtttattgcgtttcgacagtattttttgtgggacatgagagcacctcggacctatcgaattgcattctgaatacgaagcatgtctttctgatatcaaataattttcattttttgaaaatcacaatataatactaattttatgacaaattataaaaatttgatatttttcaaatttttgatatgaacagtcctcgaagtaaattatataaatctaatgatatattcttaaagtgtatgtagcagggaggaaaagccgacggtcaattgaaaattttgacctttcatattgaagatatggatttttcccaaaaagacctaatttttttttggtgttttgggaaaaaaatccatatcttcaatacgaaaggtcaaaattttcaattgatcgtcggcttttcatcccacctacatacactttaaagtataaatcatcagatttataaagtttacttcaagtactgttaaatatcaaaaatatcaatttttaatgatttgccattatacaaatattaactgtctatgagtgtgatggtcgaaatataatcacgaggtgaaagatggattgttccattccacgagccggaacggcgagtggaatggaacaatacatctttcaccgagtgattatatttcgaccattacacgaatttaagacagttaatatttgttttatatcactcatacataaattctattactaaaatactatttaaggtaggaaatacatttttcatcaacataacaccatgttttgccgtgatatacttcacattttgggatccaccccataactaaatcggcgagtctaagagtccgcgcacggcttggcgcaggcgcactacggcaggcactgtgatggtaaagactatcacacggagagggtgatagtaaaaatggcaaatggtaatcaaccaatgaactgtctagaatgtatgtatgagtgatataaaaatgtgtattaaattgcgaatttcaaaaaatcaaaattatttgatatcagaatgacattcttcgtattcagaatgcaattcgatatgtcttatgtgctctgatgtcccaaaataaatactgtccaaacgttcataccccagcccttaaggtggtGTAGCAGATgaaagtttagaaaataatgttaAGTCAATTTAGATCTttctatttgaaattttaattatcTCACAACCTGTGGAGCTTTGAATGATATTTTGGTATAAATTCCTACATATCAAGACACACCATTTCACAACACCATGACTTTGATGTGAATAACTTCGCCAATCACAGACTTTAAGCGCACCCATAGGCCTACCATGCTTTTTGTACCCGGACAGAAGACGTTGACCCCATGTGATAATTTGACGAAATTAAATTCGAATTTTCTCTGGTAAATATAGGAATCATTAGTCTTAATTGCATCAATTTTAACTTTCTGTTTGTTTGGCTGCTGCTAGGCTATCTCGAATTTCATCAACGTAATTGATTGCCATggaaataattatttgttttgcaGATTGTAATAGTAATAATTACTGTTGTAAGTATAATACTGGCTGGGTTGAAAACTAGGCACTTCCAGAGGATCCAAAATGTTTCCTGACAAAAATTGTATCCAaacctgctgctgctgctgctgcgttGCCATAGTCCTCATAGAACCGTCGGCATTCTCTTGCGTGCTTTCTCTCTTGCCACAGCCATTCCACCATTAGTCCACattctgatgttatcaatccatccTGTTTTCCTTCGACCTGGCCTGGCTTTTCCTTCTACTTCTCCTTCTATCGTTATCTGAACAATGCTATCTGGACGTCGCTtccaatgaccatacagggatatctttcttttcttcagcTGACTGAGCAGACCTTGTTTCTCTGTTATGCCCACTTTCTGACGAatccatgcattggttttcctatCTTTCCAGCTGACCTGAAGCATTCTGCGCCATACCCACAGCTCAAACGACTCTATCTTCTTGATATCGCTTTGTTTTAGAGTCCAACTTTCTGCACCATACAGGGCTATACTCCAGACAAGGGATCTCACCAGTTGTTTCTTCAGCTTCAGGCTGATCGCTTTAGCCTTCCATAATCCTAATAATTGGCTGGTGGCATCTCTGGCAATTGCTAGTCGAGGATTGATCTCCGGTGTAGAGTCTGCATCACACCCTACCATTGAGCCAAGGTATTTGAACCTTTCGACCTGCTTGATTGGCTTTCCACCCAGGGAGATTGTCTCTTTGCTACCATGGGTCATAACATGGGTTTTGGCTGCGTTGATATGGAGACCAAAGGTGTGACTGCACCTCTCCAACTCGACTGCTTGCTTCTCAAGTTCTGCCTTCGTGCATGCTATGAGTGTGGTCtgtggtatcatctgcatagcgaatattccatattgctcttCCACCAACAATGCTGCCTGATCTCTCATCTACAACCTCATTCACCTGTCGCATGATCGATTCACATGGGGGATATAATACAGCCCTGCCGAACTCCTTGTTCAAATGGAAATGGGTCTGTGTGGCCATCTGCTACACGAATAACACCAGTCGCTTTTGAGTACAGCCTCTTTAGCAGCCAGACTAGGTGATTTGGTGTGCCGAAGTCCAAGAGAGTTTTCCACAGGACATCATGGTTGACTATTACAAGCAAAGATGACAGAAAAAACACCCCAacaataatgatgttcataacaaCGTAGGCTGCAAGATCGTTTAGGATTCTTCAATATTTATGTAATTATCATTAGCACACCTTTTTTAGTGTAAAATAGCTGTAATATGTTTGTGTTTGTAAGTTAATTGTTGATGCAACTCTGGAATACGCGTGACTGGTTTAAAAGTGCATTGTTGACAACCCGGCTGGGATTCTTGCACTATTCTGTTAAAAGACACTGTTCAATACAAAAATATCTGCTACAGAATACAGATGTCGCATTGTTGTCAATGTTATAATTTCAAAATAGCTTACTTTGCCTGCATGTTATAATAATAACCTTCAGCAACAGTAAACATGTCATTTTCCATAAAATTCATTGTACTTAAGTCATGACAAACAAGTCAATGTGAAGGCCAACGTATTTCAGTGAAGGTCTATTTTCTTCCGATCCTGCTAACCTGACATTGACACCGATCCCCACCACATAACCTACTGACCAAAACAGACGGAACCCGAGACTAGTACAATGTATACCTGGTAGGTATATAGTCTCAGGATGGGACGAGAGACCATATGCATGATATGCAGGAACCAAGTCCGAAACACTTTTCTTCTCTGTGGAAACACGCTAAAGTCCAACATTATACACTGAATTCCacagtataacacagactgcgtggagactagactcgctgtgctggaaatatctgcgtactcgggtgtatcgaggtggaaactgataagagaatcgtttttgtagtcaaaccgtTTCATATGTTCATTTCGGACAAATCCGtgattttttacacattttattgTATTTAAAAGTTCAAGTTTCTAGAATAGCCCATCTGTAGAACCAGAGTGGCAGAACTCACACAGCACATGACAGCAATA
Proteins encoded:
- the LOC140160130 gene encoding uncharacterized protein is translated as MRDQAALLVEEQYGIFAMQMIPQTTLIACTKAELEKQAVELERCSHTFGLHINAAKTHVMTHGSKETISLGGKPIKQVERFKYLGSMVGCDADSTPEINPRLAIARDATSQLLGLWKAKAISLKLKKQLVRSLVWSIALYGAESWTLKQSDIKKIESFELWVWRRMLQVSWKDRKTNAWIRQKVGITEKQGLLSQLKKRKISLYGHWKRRPDSIVQITIEGEVEGKARPGRRKTGWIDNIRMWTNGGMAVAREKARKRMPTVL